One window from the genome of Clostridia bacterium encodes:
- a CDS encoding type II toxin-antitoxin system RelE/ParE family toxin, producing MRNIVYLKSAYKSLADYEKDTRKRIIEAIEKITQGDVKKLQGEKHPPLFRLRVGKYRIIYHMKTRIL from the coding sequence ATGAGAAATATTGTTTATTTGAAGAGTGCATATAAGTCTTTGGCTGATTATGAAAAAGATACAAGAAAGAGAATAATTGAAGCAATTGAGAAAATAACTCAAGGGGATGTCAAAAAACTACAGGGAGAGAAGCACCCGCCATTATTCAGGCTAAGGGTGGGGAAATACAGGATAATATATCATATGAAAACGAGGATATTATAA
- a CDS encoding DUF2281 domain-containing protein, with protein MNTAKEIIKKLIDEIPETKAGEVIDFLLYLRGKKEQELHLECEEEEEIWNKIKDDERISSNKVKELLLGE; from the coding sequence ATGAATACAGCCAAAGAGATTATCAAAAAATTAATTGACGAGATACCAGAGACAAAAGCTGGAGAGGTTATTGATTTTTTATTATATTTAAGAGGTAAAAAAGAGCAAGAACTGCACTTAGAATGTGAAGAGGAAGAAGAAATATGGAATAAGATCAAAGACGACGAAAGGATATCTTCAAATAAAGTGAAAGAACTACTGCTGGGTGAATAG
- a CDS encoding HAD family phosphatase translates to MKKVELIIFDMDGLMFDTEKISFISWKKAAHKYDYEIDEEIFKKTIGANLNRTIEIYLAHFGERFPIDAIRDERFKVAENLINLNGVPVKKGLYELLNYLKETDIKIAVATSTSRQRAMTLLKMVGIDMHFDYVLCGDEIEHSKPHPEIFLKVSERLCCLPENCIVLEDSEVGIIAANRAGMIPIMIPDMKEPEEEIKKLIYKQLDSLHDVKTILEDIYRQSQKEA, encoded by the coding sequence ATGAAAAAAGTAGAATTGATTATTTTTGATATGGATGGGCTTATGTTTGATACAGAGAAAATATCTTTTATCTCATGGAAGAAAGCTGCACATAAATATGACTATGAGATTGATGAAGAGATATTTAAGAAGACAATTGGAGCAAACCTTAATCGTACAATAGAAATATATTTGGCACACTTTGGTGAAAGGTTTCCTATTGATGCTATTAGAGATGAACGGTTTAAAGTGGCAGAAAATCTTATAAATCTGAATGGAGTTCCGGTGAAAAAAGGTTTATATGAACTCCTGAACTATCTAAAAGAAACTGATATAAAAATAGCTGTAGCAACTTCGACAAGCAGACAGAGGGCAATGACACTATTGAAAATGGTCGGAATTGATATGCATTTTGATTATGTTTTATGTGGTGATGAAATCGAACATTCTAAACCACATCCAGAAATATTTTTGAAAGTATCCGAGAGATTATGCTGCTTGCCAGAAAATTGTATTGTATTGGAAGATTCTGAGGTAGGGATAATAGCCGCAAATAGGGCAGGGATGATTCCTATAATGATACCCGATATGAAGGAACCAGAAGAGGAAATCAAAAAACTGATTTACAAACAATTAGATAGCTTGCATGATGTAAAGACAATCTTAGAAGACATATATAGACAATCTCAAAAAGAAGCATGA
- a CDS encoding EFR1 family ferrodoxin (N-terminal region resembles flavodoxins. C-terminal ferrodoxin region binds two 4Fe-4S clusters.): MSTEIYYFSGTGNSLHIAKELQKRLPETELIPMASLINKDGLETNAETVGFVFPIHFATIPMLVKDIIKKLDLNTTKYIFAVATRAGTPCSTSFTKIDKILKKKDKNLDSYLILNMANNDSKFDNWHQITDAELAELEADVQTRLDSFQKRIIEKEKYQEKDTRITVPVNPVWVHLGSSMADARGYSGEDFYADTKCSGCGVCEKVCLSQKIRMVDEKPEWQKKSPCFLCYACINYCPVQSIQIKSKKYMKIYTEKNGRYHHPEATVNDISGQK; the protein is encoded by the coding sequence ATGAGTACTGAGATTTATTATTTTTCAGGAACCGGTAATTCGTTACATATTGCAAAAGAATTGCAAAAGCGGCTTCCAGAAACAGAGCTTATACCGATGGCAAGCCTTATAAATAAAGATGGATTGGAGACTAATGCCGAAACGGTAGGTTTTGTGTTCCCTATCCATTTTGCAACAATTCCCATGCTTGTAAAGGATATTATCAAAAAACTCGATTTAAACACGACTAAATATATTTTCGCAGTAGCGACACGAGCTGGTACACCTTGCAGTACTTCATTCACCAAAATAGATAAAATATTAAAGAAGAAGGACAAAAACTTAGATTCATATTTGATTCTAAATATGGCTAACAATGATTCCAAGTTTGACAATTGGCATCAAATCACTGATGCTGAGTTAGCAGAGTTGGAAGCAGATGTTCAGACCAGGCTTGACTCGTTTCAAAAAAGAATAATAGAAAAAGAAAAATACCAGGAAAAGGATACTCGAATTACCGTTCCTGTTAATCCTGTATGGGTACATTTAGGATCTAGCATGGCTGATGCCAGAGGGTATTCAGGTGAAGATTTTTATGCTGATACAAAGTGTTCAGGCTGTGGTGTATGTGAAAAGGTCTGTTTATCGCAGAAAATAAGAATGGTTGATGAAAAACCTGAATGGCAAAAGAAATCCCCATGCTTTTTATGCTATGCATGCATCAATTATTGCCCTGTACAATCAATTCAAATTAAGTCCAAGAAATATATGAAAATTTATACTGAAAAAAATGGAAGATATCATCATCCGGAGGCAACAGTAAATGATATTTCTGGACAAAAATGA
- a CDS encoding GNAT family N-acetyltransferase, producing the protein MLKILGIRENPHLLEVGTKYFHNAFGNENNFMLYSDCINHSIATESPLPRWFLAMKDEEIVGCCALITNDFISRMDLWPWLAALYVTENERGNELGSKLLSHAVSEAGRLGFPKVYLSTDHDGYYEKYGWKRIEDGYMLWGEKSRIYEIET; encoded by the coding sequence TTGTTGAAAATACTAGGAATTAGGGAAAACCCACACTTACTTGAGGTAGGAACGAAATACTTTCACAACGCTTTCGGGAATGAAAATAACTTCATGCTTTATTCTGATTGCATAAATCATAGCATTGCGACAGAGAGTCCATTACCCAGATGGTTTCTTGCGATGAAAGATGAAGAAATTGTTGGATGCTGTGCGTTGATTACGAACGATTTTATCAGTCGAATGGATTTGTGGCCATGGCTTGCTGCATTATATGTAACTGAAAATGAGAGAGGTAATGAGTTGGGATCAAAACTTCTTTCGCATGCGGTTTCTGAAGCAGGTAGGCTGGGCTTTCCTAAGGTTTATTTAAGCACGGATCATGATGGATATTACGAGAAATACGGTTGGAAACGTATAGAAGATGGATACATGCTTTGGGGTGAAAAGTCGAGGATCTATGAGATAGAAACATAG
- a CDS encoding HAD family hydrolase, translated as MRFDLICIDMFQTLVDVDNRIPFIWQRILRDKYTDEAAANCAKLISQKLSNAFHERVNKSGEFRNLKSIFNLYFEEIAAETELGFDFQVAADVFLSEHGDSKLYDDALKFFELIGGRLPICLVSDADNVMIKPLIPKLNFDSVFISENVGSYKNDPESRIFNMVLKHYQVKPEKVLHIGDSASDIIGASKAGIKSCWINRNGLQWKYPVKPDYIVRSLVEVMELLG; from the coding sequence ATGAGGTTTGACCTAATATGTATAGATATGTTTCAGACATTGGTTGATGTGGACAATAGAATACCTTTTATCTGGCAAAGAATTCTCAGGGATAAATATACAGATGAAGCTGCTGCAAATTGCGCGAAACTCATTAGTCAAAAGTTATCCAATGCGTTTCATGAAAGAGTTAATAAGTCTGGAGAGTTTAGGAACCTCAAATCCATATTTAATCTATATTTTGAAGAGATTGCAGCAGAAACAGAGTTGGGATTTGATTTTCAAGTTGCAGCAGATGTTTTCTTATCAGAGCATGGAGATTCGAAGCTCTATGATGATGCATTGAAATTCTTTGAGCTAATTGGAGGAAGGCTCCCGATATGTTTAGTCAGCGATGCTGACAATGTGATGATTAAGCCACTTATACCTAAACTTAACTTTGACAGTGTATTTATATCAGAAAATGTTGGCTCCTATAAGAATGATCCCGAAAGCAGAATATTTAATATGGTATTGAAACACTATCAGGTAAAACCTGAGAAAGTCTTACATATTGGGGATTCAGCATCTGATATAATTGGTGCAAGTAAGGCTGGGATTAAGAGTTGTTGGATTAATCGCAATGGGTTACAGTGGAAATATCCAGTAAAG
- a CDS encoding non-canonical purine NTP pyrophosphatase, which translates to MELLYGTSNPGKLQHMREMLGGLGIEIVGLNDVDLHIGYIDESGNNPLDNARVKALAYYRAAKMPVFSCDSGLFVEALRDEEQPGVHVRRVNGKVLNDEEMIEHYSSLALKLGGELKARYKNAICLVLNEENVYEYDGEDISSESFLIASKAHVKRIAGFPLDSLSLHNESRKYYMDIEDYCNIENDKLAMGFRNFFIKTILK; encoded by the coding sequence ATGGAATTGTTGTATGGGACAAGCAACCCGGGGAAACTGCAACATATGAGGGAAATGCTTGGTGGATTAGGTATTGAAATCGTTGGGTTAAATGATGTTGATCTGCATATTGGTTATATTGACGAGAGTGGTAATAATCCCTTAGATAATGCAAGGGTTAAAGCATTAGCATACTACAGAGCCGCAAAAATGCCGGTATTTTCCTGTGACTCCGGGCTCTTTGTTGAAGCATTGAGGGATGAAGAACAACCAGGTGTTCATGTCAGAAGAGTTAATGGTAAAGTATTAAACGATGAAGAGATGATAGAACACTATTCTAGCCTTGCCCTAAAGCTAGGAGGCGAGTTAAAAGCCAGATATAAAAATGCAATTTGTTTGGTGCTTAATGAAGAAAATGTATACGAGTATGATGGAGAAGATATATCATCTGAAAGTTTTCTCATAGCATCAAAGGCTCATGTAAAGAGAATTGCGGGTTTTCCATTAGACTCTCTTTCATTACATAATGAATCTAGAAAATATTATATGGATATTGAAGATTACTGTAATATTGAAAATGATAAATTGGCAATGGGCTTTAGAAACTTTTTTATTAAAACAATTTTAAAATAG
- a CDS encoding flavin reductase family protein produces MKKIHENLHDGIIALPSFPVVLVTVDSNIMVAGAFHFYSFKPPSVMVGIKPEKYTYELITKKKEFGINIPTKDQLDKLHICGTVSGRDEDKYLKAGLTPRKGNKIDTYIIEECPVSLECKVVHQIGYEGSHSWFIGEIREVHIDEDYTRDDALMFWLGQFRTVGQLIEGARNKELFKK; encoded by the coding sequence ATGAAGAAAATTCATGAAAATTTACATGATGGAATAATTGCACTTCCTTCTTTTCCTGTTGTTCTTGTGACCGTGGACAGTAATATTATGGTGGCAGGAGCATTTCACTTCTATTCGTTCAAACCCCCTTCTGTAATGGTTGGGATTAAGCCTGAGAAGTACACCTATGAATTGATAACTAAAAAGAAAGAGTTTGGGATAAATATCCCCACTAAGGATCAGCTGGACAAGCTACATATCTGTGGTACAGTTTCCGGTAGAGATGAGGATAAGTATCTGAAAGCTGGTTTGACACCTCGGAAAGGAAATAAGATTGATACTTATATTATTGAGGAATGCCCTGTGAGCCTTGAATGTAAAGTTGTACATCAGATTGGTTATGAGGGTAGTCACAGCTGGTTCATTGGAGAGATTAGGGAAGTACATATAGACGAGGATTATACTAGGGATGATGCATTGATGTTTTGGCTTGGTCAGTTTAGAACTGTAGGACAGCTCATTGAGGGAGCCAGAAATAAGGAACTTTTTAAGAAATAA
- a CDS encoding class I SAM-dependent methyltransferase, with product MKEVTKEWDWNKNSQAIWFTPCEESYYLINRWKEKDFKRFLDLGCGRGRHSIQFAKNGFDVSSVDLSDVAVSGLQEWAGKEGLNISAAIVDMMDLPFENETFDCLLAYHVISHTDSKGIIKAISEINRVLKTGGEFYITFCSKNSWSYKEAGFPRLDDNTVIKVEDGPENGVPHYHVDDSVLKELLANFGLITVKQIQDVVLEGHDYVSWHYFVLGKK from the coding sequence ATGAAAGAAGTTACCAAAGAATGGGATTGGAATAAGAACTCGCAGGCAATTTGGTTTACTCCATGTGAGGAGTCATATTACTTAATAAACCGTTGGAAAGAAAAAGACTTCAAGAGGTTTCTTGACCTAGGGTGCGGTAGAGGCAGGCATTCAATACAATTTGCTAAGAACGGCTTTGATGTAAGCTCGGTTGATTTGTCAGATGTGGCTGTAAGTGGATTGCAAGAATGGGCAGGCAAAGAGGGTTTGAATATTTCTGCAGCCATTGTTGATATGATGGATCTACCCTTTGAGAATGAGACTTTTGATTGCCTTTTAGCATATCATGTTATCTCTCACACGGATAGCAAGGGAATTATTAAGGCGATTTCTGAGATTAATCGGGTATTAAAGACTGGAGGAGAGTTTTATATTACCTTTTGCTCAAAAAATTCTTGGAGCTATAAGGAAGCTGGATTTCCAAGACTTGATGATAATACAGTAATAAAGGTTGAAGATGGCCCGGAAAATGGCGTTCCTCATTATCATGTAGACGATTCGGTATTGAAGGAATTATTGGCAAATTTCGGGCTTATAACCGTCAAGCAGATTCAGGATGTTGTTTTAGAAGGACATGATTATGTTTCCTGGCATTATTTTGTTTTGGGTAAGAAATAG
- the bla gene encoding subclass B1 metallo-beta-lactamase, with product MKKVYLIVALVIIASVFVSCSSKANVSISDSIEEQLLRSGTEDSNYVELTKVKNNIWVHTTYADYNGNRTSSNGLVIDTSGGLVLIDTPWNNEQTKELIKLTKSKFNKDISLALITHAHDDRIGGISALLENRIDVRSTSLTAQLAEKNGFKKPAPLLDSDPSIKVGDVSFEVFYPGEGHSSDNIVVWIPQYKVIFGGCLIKAMDSKGLGSTTDVNIEQWPISVKKILEKYPDADVVIPGHGKWGGIELLKHTLELLNR from the coding sequence ATGAAGAAAGTTTATTTAATAGTTGCGTTGGTTATCATCGCTTCAGTTTTTGTCTCATGTTCAAGTAAAGCGAATGTATCAATAAGCGATAGCATTGAAGAGCAGTTATTAAGAAGTGGTACAGAGGATTCTAACTATGTCGAATTGACTAAAGTGAAAAACAACATTTGGGTGCATACCACTTATGCTGACTATAATGGGAATAGAACTTCATCAAATGGTCTAGTCATAGACACTTCAGGAGGTTTGGTTTTAATCGATACTCCTTGGAATAATGAGCAGACAAAAGAGCTTATCAAGCTTACGAAAAGTAAGTTTAATAAGGATATTTCTCTGGCACTTATTACTCATGCGCATGATGACAGGATTGGTGGGATCAGTGCACTGCTTGAAAATAGGATTGATGTCAGAAGTACAAGTTTGACTGCACAGCTAGCTGAAAAGAATGGTTTCAAGAAGCCAGCGCCATTGCTTGATTCAGATCCAAGTATCAAAGTCGGAGATGTTAGCTTTGAGGTGTTTTATCCTGGAGAAGGGCATTCTTCAGATAATATAGTTGTTTGGATTCCACAATACAAGGTGATTTTTGGTGGATGCTTAATAAAAGCTATGGATTCAAAAGGCTTAGGAAGCACAACAGATGTAAATATAGAACAATGGCCAATTTCAGTAAAGAAAATATTAGAAAAGTACCCAGATGCTGATGTTGTTATACCTGGACATGGGAAATGGGGTGGTATTGAATTGTTGAAACATACTTTAGAATTGTTGAATAGGTAG
- a CDS encoding GNAT family N-acetyltransferase: protein MGLFFSQLVDRENDILLLAVTGSEDAVGYVWAVVNCAPENPFKFERRVMYINQIAVTPTHRSLGAGRMLIKRIEEYARELKLHRIELDSWMFNQDAHAFFEKMGFAKYRADFWKVI from the coding sequence ATGGGACTTTTCTTTTCTCAGCTTGTAGATAGAGAAAATGATATTCTTCTACTTGCAGTAACTGGGTCAGAAGATGCGGTTGGATATGTTTGGGCCGTAGTTAATTGCGCACCAGAGAATCCGTTTAAATTTGAGAGGCGCGTTATGTATATAAATCAAATTGCTGTAACTCCGACTCATAGGAGTTTGGGTGCAGGACGTATGTTGATAAAGCGAATTGAAGAATATGCAAGGGAATTAAAGTTGCATAGAATAGAGTTGGACTCATGGATGTTCAATCAGGATGCACATGCTTTTTTTGAAAAGATGGGATTTGCTAAATATAGGGCAGATTTCTGGAAGGTTATATAA
- a CDS encoding lactate utilization protein, with amino-acid sequence MLDNSIQRLMSNLGRRNIDAYYFENIEQAKDKVVEMIPLDSTVGIGNSQTLINMNISKILSERGNIVFDKTMAATKEEIKEQKKKALLSDWYITGTNAISAEGQLVNIDHSGNRVAAMLYGPEKVIVVIGTNKIVNTLDEAVKRVRNISAPANAKRAGLNPPCVELRKCVDCQSPERACYNFVIIEGQAVKGRMTVFIVNENLGF; translated from the coding sequence ATGTTAGATAATAGTATCCAAAGGTTAATGAGCAACCTCGGGCGGAGGAATATTGATGCTTATTATTTCGAAAATATTGAGCAAGCAAAAGATAAAGTTGTTGAGATGATTCCATTGGACAGCACTGTAGGTATTGGAAACTCGCAAACATTGATCAACATGAACATATCCAAGATATTATCAGAAAGAGGTAATATTGTTTTTGATAAGACCATGGCTGCAACTAAAGAAGAGATAAAAGAGCAGAAAAAGAAGGCATTGCTTTCTGACTGGTATATTACAGGCACTAATGCAATATCTGCAGAAGGACAGCTGGTAAATATAGACCATAGCGGTAATAGAGTAGCAGCAATGCTTTACGGACCAGAGAAAGTCATTGTTGTAATTGGAACCAACAAGATAGTTAATACACTGGATGAGGCAGTTAAACGTGTTAGGAATATTTCGGCACCTGCAAATGCAAAACGGGCCGGCCTAAATCCTCCTTGTGTTGAACTGAGGAAATGTGTGGATTGCCAATCACCCGAAAGAGCATGCTATAACTTTGTTATTATTGAGGGACAAGCAGTTAAGGGCAGGATGACAGTTTTCATTGTTAATGAGAATTTGGGTTTCTAA